Proteins encoded by one window of Microplitis demolitor isolate Queensland-Clemson2020A chromosome 6, iyMicDemo2.1a, whole genome shotgun sequence:
- the LOC128668014 gene encoding uncharacterized protein LOC128668014: MVDKQKIEALNYITSDPAISISFRAWELYEYPLLPNTSKHIWAVKTSTQLEKPRFVILGFQTARKNDATKNASVFDHCNIRDIKLFLNSQSYPYGNLNLNIANNQYALLYDMYINFQISYYNKEPEPLLTKKKFLEQAPLYVIDCSKQNESIKSGPVDIRLEFESTNQFPAQTSAYCLIIHDRIVEYNPISSIVRKLI; the protein is encoded by the coding sequence ATGgttgataaacaaaaaattgaagctttgaattatattacaaGTGATCCAgctatctcaatcagtttccgAGCTTGGGAGCTGTACGAGTATCCACTATTACCTAATACTTCGAAGCACATTTGGGCAGTTAAAACATCTACGCAGCTTGAGAAACCACGTTTTGTGATACTTGGATTTCAAacagcaagaaaaaatgatgcaACTAAAAACGCCAGCGTATTTGATCACTGCAACAtcagagatataaaattatttttaaactctcagAGTTATCCTTATGGGAATTTAAACCTCAACATTGCAAACAATCAATATGCTCTGTTGtatgatatgtatataaatttccaaatttcataCTACAACAAAGAACCTGAACCACTGTTGacgaagaagaaatttttggaacaagCACCACTGTATGTTATCGATTGCTCGAAACAAAACGAATCAATAAAATCTGGACCAGTGGATATTCGCCTGGAATTTGAATCTACAAATCAATTTCCTGCGCAGACATCAGCTTATTGTCTCATTATACATGATCGCATAGTCGAGTATAATCCTATAAGCAGCATCGTACGAAAACTAATATGA
- the LOC128668013 gene encoding tigger transposable element-derived protein 2-like, with translation MASKRKRVVLSLADKLKIIEQLDKGVTGKKLSEIYGVGQATISDIKNSKSTLLNFVSVLENEDGSSSRKTMKTATNKNLEDAVFKWFLQQRSMGNPISGPILCEKAKILAEKLGYSSFKASNGWLRNFKFRHGIELDLAGEKLSADSAAAENFIEKFKTASESYDPEFVYNADETGLVWKALPKTT, from the coding sequence ATGGCTTCGAAAAGAAAACGTGTTGTGCTATCGTTAGCGGACAAACTGAAAATTATAGAGCAACTCGATAAAGGTGTAACGGGTAAGAAGTTGTCTGAGATTTATGGTGTTGGACAAGCAACAATTTCTGACATTAAAAACAGTAAGTCAACACTTTTAAACTTTGTTTCGGTGCTTGAAAATGAAGATGGAAGTTCCTCCAGGAAAACAATGAAGACAGCAACCAACAAAAATTTGGAAGATGCCGTGTTTAAATGGTTTTTGCAGCAACGTTCTATGGGAAATCCGATTTCAGGTCCAATCCTTTGTGAAAAAGCCAAAATCTTAGCAGAAAAGCTTGGTTATTCATCTTTTAAGGCTAGTAACGGCTGGCTaaggaattttaaattcaggCATGGTATAGAGTTAGATTTGGCTGGTGAGAAGCTTTCAGCAGACTCTGCAgctgctgaaaattttattgaaaaatttaaaactgcaTCAGAATCCTATGATCCGGAGTTTGTTTATAATGCCGATGAAACTGGCCTTGTTTGGAAAGCATTACCAAAAACCACTTAA
- the LOC103576033 gene encoding jerky protein homolog-like: protein MKRHYRRQLLRKLLIEGAGDEELVLANHIKINLKDCCYMVVETWSLVTAVTLRRAWNKLKGLPSEKNKKKESEENEKQEYGEDDDDEDALSLEEIRKMIVKIPGCTEVSAEDVGEWMACDTSDPGFQIFNDDEIVVSVREDVEVEVEEELSADVEVDAGPSASEAFAGLETALKWMERQPECDPLQLLTVKRMRDLAARKRLKTAKQLTLTEMFKKQ from the coding sequence ATGAAGCGCCATTACAGAAGGCAACTGCTGAGAAAACTGCTGATCGAAGGTGCTGGAGATGAAGAATTGGTTTTGGCAAAtcatatcaaaataaatttaaaggacTGCTGTTACATGGTAGTGGAAACTTGGAGTTTGGTTACGGCAGTGACGCTAAGACGTGCGTGGAATAAACTGAAAGGCCTACCGTCTgagaagaacaaaaaaaaagaatctgAAGAAAATGAGAAACAAGAATATGGAgaggatgatgatgatgaagatgcGTTGTCACTAGAggaaataagaaaaatgattgtaAAAATTCCTGGTTGTACAGAAGTAAGTGCTGAAGATGTAGGAGAGTGGATGGCTTGTGACACGTCTGACCCtggttttcaaattttcaatgacgATGAAATTGTTGTAAGTGTGAGAGAAGATGTTGAAGTGGAAGTGGAAGAAGAACTTTCTGCTGATGTTGAAGTAGACGCTGGACCATCAGCTAGTGAAGCATTTGCCGGCCTCGAGACTGCTTTGAAGTGGATGGAGCGTCAGCCCGAGTGTGATCCCTTGCAACTGCTCACCGTCAAGCGAATGCGTGACCTGGCTGCCCGAAAACGGTTGAAGACCGCAAAACAGCTTACATTGACGGagatgtttaaaaaacaatga